AATATCAGGATTCTGCTCAATAAAGAATGTATCCTGCATATCTCTTGCCGGGTGATATTCCGGAAGATTAAGCGCCGTAAAGTTATGCCAGTCATCTTCAATCTCTGGTCCGTCTGCTACTGCAAAACCAATAGATTTGAAGATTTCAATAATTCTGTTTTTTACCAGGTTAATCGGGTGTCTTGAACCCAATTCCAATGGAAATGCAGGTCTTGTAAGATCTTCTTTTTCTACGACAATAGAAGATTCAGAAGAGTTTTTCAAATCTTCTAATTTCACAGCAACAGCCTGCTTCAAAGTATTGATCTTCTGTCCGAATTCTTTCTTTTGGTCGTTAGGGACTTCTTTAAATTTTTCAAAAAAATCATTAAGAACCCCTTTTTTACCGTTGTACTTGATTCGGAAGTTTTCGATATCTTCCTTAGAGGTAGCATTGAAGCCATTTACTTCGACCAGTAATTCTTCTATCTTTTCTATCATTGTTTTACCCTTTCAAAATGTTTTGCAAAAATACGATTTTAAGTTGAATAATAAGTCCGTCAAAAAAAAATCTGCCTCTTTTTCGGGAGGCAGACTTCAATCACTTATTTCACTTAAATAAAAAAATTATTTCTTTTCTAAAGCTTTAACGCTGATCTGAAGAGTCACCTCATCTTTAATCACACCGTTTTCAGCAGGAGCCTGGAATTTTACACCAAACTCTTCTCTCTTGATATCTTTCGGTTCAGTAGCTACACTTACTACTCCATCTTTCACAGAAACATTAGCTTTAAACTGAACGGTTTTTGTAATTCCTTTAATCGTTAAATTACCATCCAAAAGAGTATTGTAATCACCTTCTGTGGCCGGAGTAACTTTTGTAATCTCATAAGAAGCTGTTGGAAATTTTTCAACTTCAAAGAAATCACCGCTCTTCAGGTGGCCATTTAATTTTCCTAAATCTTCCGGACTGTCTTTCAAATCCACAGAAGTTAAAGAGTTCATATCAGCAACGAATTTTCCGCTTTCCAGTTTTCCGTCTTTCACCGTTACATCTCCACTTTCAAACCTGATGGTTCCAAAATGGCTCGTATTTTCAGATTTAAATACTTTGTATCCCTTCCATTCAACTTTACTGTTTAGCGTATCCAAAGTGAACTGGCTACCTTCTTTAGTAGTCGTCACCTCATTACTCTCACTGGTAAGTGGTTTATCTTTTTTACAAGAAACCATTACAGCAGCAACGAATAAAGCAGGAATCGCTATCGAAAACAGTTTTTTTCTCATTTTTGATTTATTTTTATTAGTTCCGCTAATATAATAAAAAAAATTATGTTTTCATAAAAACCTTACATTTGTAATATGCTATTAGAAATAAACAATTTATTTTTCTCTCACAACAAAGAAAATCCCCTGTTTCAGAACCTTAATCTAAGGTTTGAAGAAAACAGAATCATAGCTCTTGCGGGAGAAAGCGGATGCGGAAAATCCACTCTTCTCAGCCTTATTTATGGTCTTCTTGATTGGGAAGGCGGAGAAATTATTTTTAACGGAACAAAGCTTTTGGGACCTAAAGGAAATCTTGTTCCCGGAGAGCCGGAAATGAAATTCGTAGCACAGAATTTTGATCTTATGCCTTACGCTACGGTTGCCGAAAATGTAGGGAAATTTATTTCTAATATCAATTTAAAACAAAAAAAAGAAACCGTAACGGAACTACTGGAAGTGGTAGGTCTTCAGGAATTTGCCCATGTACTTCCCAAATATTTAAGTGGCGGACAACAGCAGAGAGTGGCTATTGCCAGAGCATTGTCTGTGCTTCCAAAGCTCTTGATTTTAGACGAACCATTCAGTAATCTGGATTTTCCGAGAAAAATTGAGCTTAGAGAAAGACTTTTCAGATATGTAAAGCAGCATGGAGTTTCTTTAATCATCTCTACTCACGAACTTCAGGATATTATGCCATGGCTGGATCAGATTGTTATTCTTCAGGACGGAAGACTGATTCAGAATGACAGTCCGGAAGAAACCTACAGACACCCTTACAACTCTTATGTTGCGAAATTATTCGGAGAAGTGAATATTTTCAGTGAAACCGAAGCCGAAGATTTCCAGCTTCCCAAATTCTCTTATTATCCTAAAGAAATCAAAATCACAGAAACCGGTATCGAAGCCGAAGTTCTTGAAAGCAGATTTGCAGGAAATTATTATTGGAATAAGCTAAGAACAAAGGAAAAAGAACTTGTAATTTATACGGATGAGAGAATATCCGGATCCATAAATATTTCATTTATTTAAAGGCAAAAATGTAAGACTATTATTAGAGATAAAACACTTTCCTCTTCTTTATGCTTTGCATAACTCATACATTTACTTACACTTATCTACAAAAAAAATACAAACATAAGAATCTGTTATTCAAACTTTTTCTTACATTTGTACCTTAAAAGCTTAAGGAAATTTTTGGTTATTTCTCTTTCTGCCTTCCAGACGGACATTAGCAATCTAGCAATTAAGTCTTAGAAAGATTACACTGTCCAATTTTTTCCTTTTCTTATTTTCAGGGCATAAGAAAACAGCATTTTCTTACGCTTTCTTTACAAACTCTGATTTAAGAGCCATTGCCCCGAAACCATCAATTTTGCAGTCAATATTGTGATCACTTCCTGGTCTAAGACGGATATTCTTCACTTTGGTTCCAGCTTTCACCGGTTTTGGTGCTCCTTTTACGGGAAGATCTTTTACTACAACTACAGAATCTCCATCCTGAAGTTCATTTCCGTTTGAATCCAATATTTTTCCTTCATTGGCCGCTTCAGAAGCCGCTTCTGCAGGATCCCATTCGTAGAAACACTGGGAACATACCATCATATTATCGCTTGGGTAAGTAAATTCCGAGCTGCATTTAGGGCAAAGTACTGTATCACTCATATTTTTATTTTTTGCAAAGGTAGAGCTTTTTGGAGGTTGAAGTCAAGAGATAAAGATCAGTATAGTAGATGATAAGCATATATTGATTTTACACAACCTTGTGAATTAA
Above is a genomic segment from Chryseobacterium viscerum containing:
- a CDS encoding zinc ribbon domain-containing protein YjdM; translation: MSDTVLCPKCSSEFTYPSDNMMVCSQCFYEWDPAEAASEAANEGKILDSNGNELQDGDSVVVVKDLPVKGAPKPVKAGTKVKNIRLRPGSDHNIDCKIDGFGAMALKSEFVKKA
- a CDS encoding sulfate/molybdate ABC transporter ATP-binding protein, whose product is MLLEINNLFFSHNKENPLFQNLNLRFEENRIIALAGESGCGKSTLLSLIYGLLDWEGGEIIFNGTKLLGPKGNLVPGEPEMKFVAQNFDLMPYATVAENVGKFISNINLKQKKETVTELLEVVGLQEFAHVLPKYLSGGQQQRVAIARALSVLPKLLILDEPFSNLDFPRKIELRERLFRYVKQHGVSLIISTHELQDIMPWLDQIVILQDGRLIQNDSPEETYRHPYNSYVAKLFGEVNIFSETEAEDFQLPKFSYYPKEIKITETGIEAEVLESRFAGNYYWNKLRTKEKELVIYTDERISGSINISFI
- a CDS encoding YceI family protein translates to MRKKLFSIAIPALFVAAVMVSCKKDKPLTSESNEVTTTKEGSQFTLDTLNSKVEWKGYKVFKSENTSHFGTIRFESGDVTVKDGKLESGKFVADMNSLTSVDLKDSPEDLGKLNGHLKSGDFFEVEKFPTASYEITKVTPATEGDYNTLLDGNLTIKGITKTVQFKANVSVKDGVVSVATEPKDIKREEFGVKFQAPAENGVIKDEVTLQISVKALEKK